AGCGGTTGGTGACGGAGGACATTTCATCCCGCGCTTTCTTCCACCAACcacccctcctctcctccctcgcgccgccgccggccgccgcccaagattcCAGCGAAAGCAGCCGGCAGGAGCACGGCGGAAGGCCGCCACGGGCACGAGGCCTCCCCTCCCTTCCCTCCTGCGTCGGCGGGCCGCCGGATTTTGCAGATCTGTGGCACGTTATCGCGGGCCGCCGGTTGCTGCCCCAAGCGATGCAGTGGTTGGGAGCCTCTCCCGTAGCCTAGGCAAAGGCGCATCGCCGCATGAAGGTACTGCTTcgtccgcccgccgtcgccgaAGGTTTGCGGGCATGGATTCATCCGGCCGTCCACCGGGCTCGGCGCCCGCGCAGCGTCTTGTGGCTTGCCGATGCCACTCATAGAGTGCGACGACTGCACGCGGAAAGTGTTGCGGCTCACTtcgggcacgccgaagcaccccagatgggtgttcttcaaatgcgaaaacgacggggtacATACACTTGTGGTAGCTCATTTTGATAGCTCATTATTTGGTTCAATTGCGGTAGCTCATTTTGAACATGCTCACTCATgtgtgtaggaagatggatgctcattttggttttgggagGGAGAATACATTGATTTGTTGATAGAAAGAAACATAATAGACGTTCACGCACTCCTTAGAAGAATCGAAGGCCATGATGcggctgcatgtgcaactagaggggaagcaacatctacttctttcgACCAAAGATGAAGAAAGAAGAATGCAAAATAAAGAATCCgcggatcaacaatgaatgcatggagaagatattaGTCCAACTAGTGGGAGCAATTATGGAAGTTAGAAATCTTCTAAAATGCgtacttgtggttcttgttttctttggtcttgctattctagcaaagatttggtgatgtCTTATCTATCCAATATAGTTGAAAAAGCAAAGAAATGCATTATGTTGGATCAAATTAAGGTGTAAATTTAGATTTTCCGGGTCGGGACGAGCTGCGCCAGATCAGACCCCGCAAAACCGACCCGTAAAAAGGCACATTCCGTGAATATCTTTTTTACGGGTCCGTTATGCGGGGTCTGCATCTGCGGCCGTCCGCACCGGCCTGCAAAAGCGGTTTTGCGCGAACTGCAAATGAGTTTTGCGggccggcgggatgcggggtctgctagagttgctctaagaggAGCACACGCGGGCAGAGAGCAGAGCTGGATGAGGCGACTCCAATTTGGCCTGCAACGCGGTTATCAATCGGGCGCACTGGTGTGAACGTGGTATGTCACATCTAAATTGATGTCTACTTTgtttttgtttatttttcctagttttttttgttgctacattatatacttgtggaaaCTTAAATATGACATCCTTAAAAAAGATCtatatgtgaattagacaaactgaaaaAAAATCTAGTGGATCATAAAAACGAGTTGCAGCGTCTGGAGATCTAAACCTAGACTCTAATGCCATGCTAGAAAAGCAACTTAACTTTATTAAAAGCTCAAAGAACATATATACATAGACTAATAAAGACTTCTAAACCAATACAAATACTCCTTAACACTTCTAGGCTGAGCTTGCAACTCAGGTGCGGGCGGCTAGTGGCCATGGCCGAGTGGGTGGTGTGGTGGCTATCGTCTCAATGTTCTACACCGGTAGGCAGCTGTGTTCTTGCCTGACCCACTAAGTCAAAGCCGGAGTTTACGTGCCGGGGTGAAAACCCTGTCTGGTTTGGCCAGACACAGCCACACAGGTGCCCCCATCTTCCTAAAGCCTCTGTTGTGGTTGCTCGGTCCCTTTGTCGCCTTTTCGATGAAAATCTGATATTTCAAtcggatgatgatgatgttgttgtgtCGTGTCCTTTCTAAAGGCGCCATCTTAAAGCGCTTGGTTTCGTGGAGCCTCAACTTCATCTCTTCGCGATATTTTTATCGGAGGGCGCCGGCGGCTGTGTAGCGATGCTTTTCTCTCAACGTGCTAATGTCAGGGTACTGGTTTTCTTAATAATTTGCGCAGAGGGGACCCGATGTTCCTGGAACCATACTGGATGCGGCACGCGGAGGCCAGCGCCGTGGTGGTCTCCGGATGGCACCGCATGAGCTACAGAGCCACCGACGGTCTCTTCCAGTCCGTCGAGCTCGAGCGCTGCATCAGGCGGCTGCACAGGGCCGTCGGCAACGCCGTCGCCGACGACAAGCAAATCGTCTTCGCCACCGGCTCCATGCAGCTGATCAACGCGCTGGTGTACGCCCTGTCCCCAGACAGCAACTCCGGCTCGACGGCCAACGTGGTCGCCACCACGCCGTACTACCCGGTCAGTGCTGTTATTTTATGTGTGCCTTTTTCTAGATTATTAGCCACGGATCGATCTAATCTACTCTGTTTGTTGATTTGATACATCATGCAGGCTTACAGAACGCAGATCGTGTTGTTCGACAGCCGGGAGTACAAATGGGCCGGGAACACCTCCATGTGGGCGAAAGCGTCGGGGAACTCCACCACCAAGGAGGACGTCATCGAGTTCGTGACGTCGCCGAACAACCCCGACGCCCTGCTCCACCAGCCCGTCGTCGTCGGCTCGTCGGCGATCCTCGACCACGCCTACTTCTGGCCGCACTTCACGCACATCCTCGCGCCCTCCGACGCGGACGTCATGCTCTTCACCACCTCCAAGCTCTCCGGCCATGCCAGCAGTCGATTCGGGTACGCACACGCACCCACGCGGAAAACAATAGACATACTGCACACACATATAATGTGTTGCACTGCGCAGGTGGGCGCTGATAAGGGACGAGAAGGTGGCCAAGAGGGTCAATGACTACATTATGCAGAACACCATGGGCGCGTCCCGCGACACCCAGCTCCGGATGCTTGCCATCTTCAAGACCATACTGGCCAACCTGCACGGCAAGGAGGACATCTTCGCCTTCGGGCACGACGTGATGACGGCCAAATGGCGCAAGCTTAGCGCCGTCGTGTCGCACTCCCGCCGGATCTCGCTGCAGAACATCCCTCCCCAGTACTGCACCTACTTCGACAAGATCAGGGAGCCATCCCCAGGTGACGCATCGACTTGCTGAAACACGTTCAGATTTTGAAACTATGGTTGATGTTTGATTCGGTTGGCATGCAGCTTATGCGTGGGTCAAGTGTGAGAGGGAGGAAGACAGTGACTGCTCCGACGTGCTGCTCAAGGCCAAGATAATCACACGGTCCGGCGTCTGGAACGATGCCAGCAGCCGGTACACGAGGATAAGCCTCATCAAGTCCCAGGACGACTTCGACCTGCTCCTCGAGAGGATCACAGAATTTGTCGATGCCGAGCTCACCGCTGCTGGTTCCAACTCCATGTGATGTCCCGTGTTAATATACAGAAACGGGTCAAGGAAATGTGAGCATACAGAAGGTATGTATTTGGTTAGGACGGGTACCAAAAGTGCGACGTCCAGAGGTCAGCTACGTGTTGGTTGTGTCCCAGACTCCCAGGCTAGGTGATGATCGAGGAGCACGCGTTGTGANNNNNNNNNNNNNNNNNNNNNNNNNNNNNNNNNNNNNNNNNNNNNNNNNNNNNNNNNNNNNNNNNNNNNNNNNNNNNNNNNNNNNNNNNNNNNNNNNNNNNNNNNNNNNNNNNNNNNNNNNNNNNNNNNNNNNNNNNNNNNNNNNNNNNNNNNNNNNNNNNNNNNNNNNNNNNNNNNNNNNNNNNNNNNNNNNNNNNNNNNNNNNNNNNNNNNNNNNNNNNNNNNNNNNNNNNNNNNNNNNNNNNNNNNNNNNNNNNNNNNNNNNNNNNNNNNNNNNNNNNNNNNNNNNNNNNNNNNNNNNNNNNNNNNNNNNNNNNNNNNNNNNNNNNNNNNNNNNNNNNNNNNNNNNNNNNNNNNNNNNNNNNNNNNNNNNNNNNNNNNNNNNNNNNNNNNNNNNNNNNNNNNNNNNNNNNNNNNNNNNNNNNNNNNNNNNNNNNNNNNNNNNNNNNNNNNNNNNNNNNNNNNNNNNNNNNNNNNNNNNNNNNNNNNNNNNNNNNNNNNNNNNNNNNNNNNNNNNNNNNNNNNNNNNNNNNNNNNNNNNNNNNNNNNNNNNNNNNNNNNNNNNNNNNNNNNNNNNNNNNNNNNNNNNNNNNNNNNNNNNNNNNNNNNNNNNNNNNNNNNNNNNNNNNNNNNNNNNNNNNNNNNNNNNNNNNNNNNNNNNNNNNNNNNNNNNNNNNNNNNNNNNNNNNNNNNNNNNNNNNNNNNNNNNNNNNNNNNNNNNNNNNNNNNNNNNNNNNNNNNNNNNNNNNNNNNNNNNNNNNNNNNNNNNNNNNNNNNNNNNNNNNNNNNNNNNNNNNNNNNNNNNNNNNNNNNNNNNNNNNNNNNNNNNNNNNNNNNNNNNNNNNNNNNNNNNNNNNNNNNNNNNNNNNNNNNNNNNNNNNNNNNNNNNNNNNNNNNNNNNNNNNNNNNNNNNNNNNNNNNNNNNNNNNNNNNNNNNNNNNNNNNNNNNNNNNNNNNNNNNNNNNNNNNNNNNNNNNNNNNNNNNNNNNNNNNNNNNNNNNNNNNNNNNNNNNNNNNNNNNNNNNNNNNNNNNNNNNNNNNNNNNNNNNNNNNNNNNNNNNNNNNNNNNNNNNNNNNNNNNNNNNNNNNNNNNNNNNNNNNNNNNNNNNNNNNNNNNNNNNNNNNNNNNNNNNNNNNNNNNNNNNNNNNNNNNNNNNNNNNNNNNNNNNNNNNNNNNNNNNNNNNNNNNNNNNNNNNNNNNNNNNNNNNNNNNNNNNNNNNNNNNNNNNNNNNNNNNNNNNNNNNNNNNNNNNNNNNNNNNNNNNNNNNNNNNNNNNNNNNNNNNNNNNNNNNNNNNNNNNNNNNNNNNNNNNNNNNNNNNNNNNNNNNNNNNNNNNNNNNNNNNNNNNNNNNNNNNNNNNNNNNNNNNNNNNNNNNNNNNNNNNNNNNNNNNNNNNNNNNNNNNNNNNNNNNNNNNNNNNNNNNNNNNNNNNNNNNNNNNNNNNNNNNNNNNNNNNNNNNNNNNNNNNNNNNNNNNNNNNNNNNNNNNNNNNNNNNNNNNNNNNNNNNNNNNNNNNNNNNNNNNNNNNNNNNNNNNNNNNNNNNNNNNNNNNNNNNNNNNNNNNNNNNNNNNNNNNNNNNNNNNNNNNNNNNNNNNNNNNNNNNNNNNNNNNNNNNNNNNNNNNNNNNNNNNNNNNNNNNNNNNNNNNNNNNNNNNNNNNNNNNNNNNNNNNNNNNNNNNNNNNNNNNNNNNNNNNNNNNNNNNNNNNNNNNNNNNNNNNNNNNNNNNNNNNNNNNNNNNNNNNNNNNNNNNNNNNNNNNNNNNNNNNNNNNNNNNNNNNNNNNNNNNNNNNNNNNNNNNNNNNNNNNNNNNNNNNNNNNNNNNNNNNNNNNNNNNNNNNNNNNNNNNNNNNNNNNNNNNNNNNNNNNNNNNNNNNNNNNNNNNNNNNNNNNNNNNNNNNNNNNNNNNNNNNNNNNNNNNNNNNNNNNNNNNNNNNNNNNNNNNNNNNNNNNNNNNNNNNNNNNNNNNNNNNNNNNNNNNNNNNNNNNNNNNNNNNNNNNNNNNNNNNNNNNNNNNNNNNNNNNNNNNNNNNNNNNNNNNNNNNNNNNNNNNNNNNNNNNNNNNNNNNNNNNNNNNNNNNNNNNNNNNNNNNNNNNNNNNNNNNNNNNNNNNNNNNNNNNNNNNNNNNNNNNNNNNNNNNNNNNNNNNNNNNNNNNNNN
The Triticum dicoccoides isolate Atlit2015 ecotype Zavitan chromosome 3A, WEW_v2.0, whole genome shotgun sequence genome window above contains:
- the LOC119268611 gene encoding tryptophan aminotransferase-related protein 3-like, with the protein product MFLEPYWMRHAEASAVVVSGWHRMSYRATDGLFQSVELERCIRRLHRAVGNAVADDKQIVFATGSMQLINALVYALSPDSNSGSTANVVATTPYYPAYRTQIVLFDSREYKWAGNTSMWAKASGNSTTKEDVIEFVTSPNNPDALLHQPVVVGSSAILDHAYFWPHFTHILAPSDADVMLFTTSKLSGHASSRFGWALIRDEKVAKRVNDYIMQNTMGASRDTQLRMLAIFKTILANLHGKEDIFAFGHDVMTAKWRKLSAVVSHSRRISLQNIPPQYCTYFDKIREPSPAYAWVKCEREEDSDCSDVLLKAKIITRSGVWNDASSRYTRISLIKSQDDFDLLLERITEFVDAELTAAGSNSM